Within the Eucalyptus grandis isolate ANBG69807.140 chromosome 1, ASM1654582v1, whole genome shotgun sequence genome, the region aatagactTTGAATTAATCATTGAACAgtggtcctcaattttttggcatttttctaTAATGATCAATGActttataataaataattgaaGCAAATTTAGGTCAGCAGATTAAAGTCCAAGACACGCGAGTTCAAAGAGTCCCATCCACATTTTGGTGCCGAGGAGCATCGCACGTGGCTTGACCATAAAACATCGTATTAATTAGTTTCGaataagataatattttaaaactatATTTACCGTCAATGATATTAATTTTCTTATACACAAATGtggggaaaaaattatttatctatataaaaaatgcGATCACTAAATGAGatcataatttaataaataagaaGTCGAAAAAAGAATATGCGCGGATCAATTTGGATAGTGGCGGTCCCCTTCCACGTGAAAGGCCCCCGAAAGTCCTCTGTCATGACATGCATGCGAGACAGGAGATTGTTCCTGCAATTCTTGGATTAATTTGCAAACGAAGCCCCCAACATACCAACTTATTTGAAACACAGTCTCtgttcacaaaatttttataaccGAACCCCTCGAATCAAaaagcaaagtttttttttttttttttttttttggctagccATGAAAATCTTTTATGTACACGAAATCTTCATTTGTCCATATCGATTGATCGATCACAAGAATcttgaatttccttctttttttcttccaaattagtAAACATATAGAGTCTCTCCTTTCCAGATCTTGTATAATAGGATCCCTTCTTTTATAGTAAAGATATTTATGAATCTTTTTTCCTGGGCAATTAGGGCAGTTACTCTTTGATTTTTGCCGCAAGTCATAACTATTTTGTTCATCCGTAGGTGTGCAAATCCGTCACACGAGTCTTACCGATGTACCAAAATAAAGGAAGTTTCTTCACTCGAGGTAGCATCTGCCCAACTTACAAGTTGGCCAGAAATTTATTCTTAACATGGTTCGAACTTTTGGCTTTATGAAAGACAGTGATGAGTTACCTCGCAGAAGTTTCACAAAGAAATTAAAcaatttattaaacaaaatcCAGTAAAGTTACCACCTTATTAAACAAAATCAAAGATAATAAATTGATACAGCGTCGCAAGATATATTGACACATTGAATTTCCTAATgtaaataacaaaacaaaataaataagggTAAAAGTCATACTGCTCCAAACTATGCCTAACACTTTTATCCAATTTCTTTTATGTgatacaaaaaatctcaaatttatatcCGTATGACATATTAATCTAAACTTATATCATGCAacatatttacctcaaacttcttttatgacataaaaaatctcaaattcataTTTATGTGACATATTAACTTTGAATTTATCCTTAtgacattaaaaatctcaaatttagaCCCACATCACACATTTATCGtctctcaaaatttattttccttcctccATCTTCGCCACTGCCCTCGTTGCTGCTTTCGCCCTGACCGCCACCATTGCCACCATCCTCATTGTTCCCAAACCAAGAAAGAAAACCAAGGAGGaagttaaaacaaaaataaggaaaaagaaaaagaaattgaaaacacATGCAATGAGTTGACAGTTTCGACATGTGAGTACAAAATCACCGCCATTTGTTTTCTGTCATCTATGTAAGCAACCGTATAAGATTTTTAGCGGCGTTGGTTAAGAGAATTTTGACGAACATAAACGTGTCACGCGAGTGGATATTTGTGattaaaaagtttgagataaagGCATTACAAAGGTACAAATTTGATGCCTATTGTATCACAAAATAAAAGACGATTTAGGTgaacataatttaaaattttccaaataaatatGAGCCTTAAACTTGCAGACGAACACATTTGCATGGAGGATTATCATTGTCGTTCACGACTTATTACCGTGCCCGAACCATTAGAGAAGAAGCAGGCACCGCGCGCCGCACAATGGTGAACGAGCTCCGATTCAGACGATGCATCGACTCGATTTGGCTCGTCGATCCTCGTCTTAGAATCCGAACTATAAATCGAACACAATGTCACAATGAGCATATCAAGCTagattattttcattgaaagtaTCCAGGACATGAGCCGATCCAAAGCAAAGAGTATGCTGATGGCCACTTAGGTAGGTAACAACTCTGCCTATTCTCTTCATATAGGTATCTGGAAAAGCAGAGGAGGGCttcaaacaaaataacaatcaaaAGGACATGAACCAAAATGCAAACCCGACTCGCCCGCCGATCCTTCAACCCCTCCAGGCCTCTTTCGCCGTGTCCCGCCTTCACTTCACGATGCAGATCTTGATCACCGACGCGGCCCCGATGCGATGCAGCACCACGACCGCATCGCCCGGCTTGCACGACCCTTTCGAGGTCGCCGACTTGAGAGCTGCCTCCAGTATCACTTCTGTGGATTCGGCGTCGGTCGCCTTGGCGGATCCCTCGGCCAGCAAAGGAATTAGTCCGCGGTATATGAGACTGTGCCTCGCGGGGGTCTCGTCGCTGCAGAGCCAGTCGAATGAGTCCGTGGTCAAAACAGGGACCACCACTGACAGAATGGGAACGGCTGGCCTGTACTTGGCAACCAGCTTCGCTGTCGTCCCACCGCGAGTCAGCACGACGATGAGCTTTGCTTTTGCCTTGTTGGCCGTTCGCACGGCTGAGGAGGCCAGACTCTCCAACGGGCTCATTGGAAGCGGAGTCGACTTGATCATTTCCTTGAAGATGGCCCCATAGTCGAGAGAGGACTCTGCCTCAATGCATATGCGGGCCATGATCTTCACGGCAATCTCTGGGTAGGCCCCGGCAGCACTCTCGCCGCTGAGCATGACGCAATCCGTTCCATCAAGGACAGCATTTGCCACATCAGTAGCTTCGGCACGGGTAGGCCGGGGAGACTTGATCATCGACTCAAGCATCTGAGTGGCAGTGACCACAGGCTTGCCTGCAATATTGCATTTGTATATCATCATCTTCTGCGCCAAAAAGATCTTCTCGACTGGGATCTCCATCCCAAGGTCACCTCGGGCAACCATGAATGAGTCTGTCTCGCGCAGGATCTCATCAAAATTGATCACTCCTTCCTGGTTCTCAACCTGAGACAATCAACAACGCATGTAAGGCTGCACTTCTGTGTACAATTCAAGTATTAGAAGCTTCACTCAAGAGACTTTTTAGCCAGTACATACCTTTGACATCAACTGTATATGCTTAGCATGAGGCCCAAGAACTTTCCGAACATTAACGAGATCAGAACCCTTGCGGACAAAAGAGAGAGCGATCATGTCGATCTTGTTTGGAACACCCCATTGCAGGATGTCTTCCTTATCCTTTTCAGTCAATGTGGGAAGATCCACCACAACGCCAGGGAGGTTGACATTTTTCCTCTCTCCAAGCATAGCCGTGTTCTCACAGCGGCACCGGACAGTTCCAGAGGCCGGATCACAAGACAGGACAGTAAGGGTAATCGTTCCATCGGCACAAAGAATGGTGTTTCCGGGCTTCAAGTCCACAGCCAGCTTTTTGTAGCTCATACAGATCATATTCTCATCCCCCTTGATGGTATAATCAGTAGTCACGGTAATTTCTTGGCCTTCTTTCAGTTGGATAGGCTTTCCATCCTTGAGGAAACCGGTTCGAATCTCGGGACCCTGCAACATATGTCCGGTTAGTATGATTCAACAGCAATGATTTGGAAGGAGTAGAACAAAAAAACGACCCCAAAATGTGAAAGCCTACAACGCCAAGGATCGTGAGTCAGCAGCAATGACTTCATAGACAAAACCAAGAATTGAAATTGGAGCTGTAGTTTTCCATCTCTCTCAGTGTTTTGATGAAAGCAGTGTCTCAAAACAACTAGTTCTTCAAAGTGAGCACGATTACAAGCAAATGCTTCAAGGTCAACTAAGAGGAGCTAGATATAGGAAGGAATGCCTCCAACGACTCTAGTGTATCTGAGAGGTCGAGATGCAAAGTTTCAGAAAATACAGATCACGTGTTTTCTCCAGCTCAAAGTTCAAACTAACACCCTCGCCCAAGCTCCAGTGGCACAATTATCAACTGTATAAAATGAGTATGATCTATGTAATTGCTttgctattattaaaaaagaaaaaatcacaacAACATTCCAAAGTTCATATCCCATTTATCTGGACCACAAATGCTCATAAGCAGAACATAACTAAATGCAGTCAAAAGCAGTCATTTCAGGTTAAACGATACTCAAAAACTTTTGCACCAAAATTAAGTAAAAGAAAGATCATATGCACACCATGTAAAAAAAGTACAACAGTTTCACAAGTGCTTAACAAACTCCAACAAAGCAACTGTTGATCACAAGTAAAACAGTACCACGCATAATGATTATGCTTTCTTCATGCGTTCAAGATGAAGCAGAAATAGTAAAGAATATCTTGCTACGCACTAATCATCAACAAAATCAGACAATCTTCAACCGTACGGGACAATGGGTCCTGAACTCCATCTTCCTGCAGTGTTGATTACCCAACCAGGAAAAATCTAAGATTTGTAATGTACACAAAGACAACAATTAAGAACTAGTCGATTCAGCTGGAAGGCCTTTCTGTTCAATTTACAATATGTATTCCTTCCTCTTTAAGTTAAATAAAATGTCGACAAATGTCCATCAAACATATTAAGTCCACGCATAGATCAGGACGAGGTCTCAAGCAGATCAATTTGCAAGCAGCATATTATTATTGTAAAAAATATAAGCAGCTTCCTCTTGCATATGCTAACTATATCAGCTAGAAAAGAATCTTGGTTCATGCAAGAGAGCTTGAACCAGGTTCCATCAAGTCTAAGGACAGGGAAGTTTCACAAATACAGCTATACGTACCTTGTAGGCCGTCTCATACGGCCATGTTAGACAAAGAAAACACACTACTATATTGAGCAGAATATATATATCACTACTGACCCCATCAAAGTGTCATCACTAGATATCTTGCCATTTAACATTTTCCATTCACTATAAGAGTATTAATCTCGTGCTGTCCCATATAGCAACTTCATTCAGGACAAAAACAACTAtctagaaagcaataaaaactGAATCTCTTAACAGATCGAGAGAGCTGAGAGGTCAAAGGTTGAAGAAGTAGAGATCATACCAAGGATCACATTACCTTTCATAAAGAATATTCTCAGTCATAGTCCAAactgttttgaaaaaaaaaatgatcgcttTACTGGATAAAGTTTGTGCCAAGTGGACTGTAAGTCAAGGTTAAAGGATTATTAAtcctttaaaaaagaataatgttAGCTCCCACGGGATAGTCATATTTTGTCTAAGAAGAGAATGGCTCAGGGTATGCAAAAGAGCGCAAAAAGAATGCACGAAGCGATGCCCGATTCATTACAACGGCCTTATTATGCCACAGAGATGGTGCTATAGGAGTTCTGTATTCAAGCcctatgaaaaaaattagacatAGATTTTAACTTGGAAGAACAAGATTTGCAAGGGAACAATTGTGGCCATATTGCAAATAGCACAACATGCCAAATCAAATCTACACGGCAAAAACCAAAGCATACCACAGGCACAACCACAATGCAGTGACGATATCAAAGCCAAGCACGTAAAGATCATGAGCTAAATCAACTCGAGAGGTGATAGACCTTAGTGTCAAGCATGACGGCACAGAGGATCTGGGCGTTATGCATTGCGATCCTGAGGTTGTTCAACGTCTCCTGATGATACTCGTGCGTACCGTGAGAGAAATTGAACCGAGCAACATTCATCCCCGCCCTAAGAAGCTTCTCCAGCATCGGCACCGTTCGAGAAGCCGGACCCAGAGTGCAAACAATCTTAGTCTTGGGGATGCGCCCATCATTCGGTAGATCCTTCATTATTCCCTCGATATCAATGTTTGCCATCTCACTAGCAACAATTCTTCTCTATCTGCAAGTAAGATTTTTGGACAAGTTAAACACGGGAAGCTGGGAAGCCACAAAAAGTATCTGGCATCATTAAGTATCTGATCAGGAAAGCGTTGCAGATTTGCTTAATAACAATTCAATTTGGAAGACAGAAGAGAAATgcatcattttgagaaaaagtctCATCCACTCATTTTCTCACACAGCTTGGAAAGGAAATAAATCGGCAATCGCAAgattaaatttttatggattCTTGCTCTTCTCTGGAGGCAAAACAGAACAACCCAAGATGTCTAGAGATTCAAACTTTAGCATCCACCAACGCACACAATTTCCGACCAAAAGAACGGATATTTCGGACAGATCCAACCTCAAAGAGAAGgacaaaggaaaaacaacaatcaaCCAGAGGACAAAAGCCCAGAACAACCAGCAGACGCAAGGAATCACTCGAACGGCGTCGACCCAACAAGGCAGTTCGCTACTCACACGGTCGGAACAAGTCGCGGAGGTTTCAGATCAAGAAGCAGAGGCGGGAATGAGGAAAGCTTGAATTTTTAGGCCTCAAGCGGTGGAAAAAgttgccttttttatttttcttagacTCACCTTTCGCGATGCAAGCGAGACCACTCGCGAGTACACGAACGCACCTATCGACTTCGCGCACGCTGCTACCGAACCACGCTCATATATCTCGCCAACctacctccctctctcttcccttctccctctccccctttctctctctttctgctcTCAAAACGAAAGCTGTACGACGTGGAGTAAAATTACAGAGGAGGAATGATTTATTTCGTGAGATGTCGCTGTCTCGCTATCAATGTCGAGCCTTCCCAAGTTGGGTTTTATAAGTAAATGGAAAGACTTTTTTCTAGCGTGGCATGAGGATCTTGAAAATTTATACGGACATTCGAtataaaatttgatggaagcaATTCGTAATAAGATTACTTTAATtcttgagaagaaaaaaaaaaggtttgattggaaaaggaaaaggacagaagaaaagaaaagaagagagagaaagagatttgAGAGCACGTGGCTGGCGGGTTGATGAGTGACAGCACTTGGGTTCCGGATTGAAATCCTGGTTTTACTATTGAGGGGGAATCAAGCGGCGGTTTTGGGAATATGCGTCGGCATATTTCTTTGACCGACTGAAAcaaacgtctctctctctcgctttccaCTATCGCAGTCTTTCTATCGTTTTGAATGGTCTAATACAGCACAATAATGTAAATTGAAGAATCATCAGCTGCTGAAATGATCCACGgttattgtcatttttcttgttcAATAAGTTAATCGCTGTTATAGACACTACATACATCTATTTTTCTCAGGTGACAGAGATGTATAGGTAGAGACTGTCATGTGAGCTTTAGCCCTTAGCACGAAAAAGGGAAGGAATTCCATGTAGCAAACCCAAGGTGGTGGCGATAGAATTCATAGGTGGTATAGCTGGTTTTCGTTCCTGGGAGCGGATCGCACTCTTCCCGTGGGTGGTAGGCAACTTTCCCAAGTGCCACGAACTTTCACTGACCAAAACCGAAGAGATAAAAAGGTCTCGTTCGCTCATTTTCCTGTGGGTCGACTGCATGTTACAGACGCGACCggtgaacaagaaaagaaaaagaaaggaaaaagtatCTGCAAGCGACCTTCATCGTCGTTGATGTGTCGGGGAGATGCTCTTCTCATCAATGACATCATACAGCGTTGAAGGGCATGCGCACATTTCTCAACACCGACCTATGGTATCAAAACAAAGCATGCCCAAGAGAAAGTTCCTGGCTGATCAATGACTACCGCACAATTAATTTGTTATTTCATGATGAGCACATACTGATCCCACCACAGATCAACCATGAGAAATGGTTCTTCTGCTACTACTAGCATTGGCTTCTGTACCGATCTCCCTACATGACTACCTAGCTATTAACTTCTTAAATCTGAACGGAGTGAAtgtagaagaaaacaaaaccgatattccaaatttgtttaaTCAccttagttaaaaaaaaaaaagaaattgtttaatCACCAGTTATACAAGGGATGGGGTAGGCACATTGACGGGAaattaccaattcagtcctaaacctatcATTGCGTTTGtcttgccaattcagtcctaaacctttcaatttggccaatttagtcctaaacctttgcgtattgtcaattcagtcctattGACCGGAAAAATCTGATGTGGCCTACCTAGTCAGCGTCGGCCGTCCTACGTGGCACGGCCGGCGCGAACGCGGTCGCCGGAAAATAAAACGACACCGTTTcctttaattacaaaaaaaaaaaagtaaaaaaggaaaagaaaagaagactcacgaagaaaacaaaaaaaaaaaaaaaaaaggaaagaagaaggcacgaaagaaaaagaaatgctgTCGTCTCCCCTTCCATCAACTAAAGCCCTAATTGCTCATATCACAAACTCACGAAGAACTCACGAAGAACCCAGATCTGATCTCATCTTGCTTCAATCACGCTCGTCAACCGCAAAATCGTGAAGCCAAGACGAcaatcatgaagaaatcgagtCCCCCTTTCACCCGACGTCTTCATCCATTGTAGTCTCAGGTTCGAACGTCCAAATCGTGAAGACCCCATTCGTTCATAACCCGATCGAGACCCGATTTGTCTACCACAAACTACAGCAAACACGAGCAAGTGTTGTGGTCCCCATTTCCTTGTGTTGTCGGCAGCATTGAGCAAAAGCAACAACTTTACGTGGTGGTCCCGAACTCAACGAAGAACGGCTGGTATGTTGTCCTTGTCTTATTCTAAATTATACATTTGCCTCGATTTGCCTCAATTTCTTCGTGAGTGTTGTTGAGTCCCCTTTCACCCGACGCCTTCGTCCATTGTAGTCCTAGGTTCGAATGTCCAAATCGTGAAGACCCCATTCGTTCATAACCCGATCGAGACCTAATTTGTCTACCACAAACTACAGCAAACACGAGCAAGTGTTGTGGTCCCCGTTTCCTTGTGTTGTCGGCAGCATTGAGCAAAAGCAACAACTTTACGTGGTGGTCCCAAACTCAACGAAGAACAGCCAAAGGTATGTCGTCCTTGTCTTATTCTAAATTATACATTTGCCTCGATTTCCCTCAATTTCTTCGTGAGTGTTGTTGCTGTTCTTGTACTCACCATGACGTAGGATAGACTACACAATGACTAAAATGTTGTAAGAATTATGCAAGCCATAAGCAATGCATTTTAAATGCATAAATATTAGCTGATGTAATCGAACTATAAATCAAGTTGAAGAAATTCTAGTTTGCAAATTCTCTCTTCAAGCCCTCAAAACACATTATGCTAAGTGATTTAAACCATGAGAGTAACTGGAAAAGTGTAAATGCTTTTTCATAACAATTgataaaagaaacaattttcgAGTATCTATCCTAAATATAGGTGGTTATATAAGGATTTGATCATTCTTATCAACTTGCCCTGATATTttcaataatcataataatataTGTCTAAATAAACATCAAATAGATGATATGTACTTCATGAGCATTATAAGGTGGAAGTCCTTAATTCATAGCAATTTTAGCATTAACTCTTAATAACTTTCATGTTTATCTCATAAGAAAAGTTTACAGAGGAAGATATCGCATGcaattatttttatgtattattaTATTGTTCCTTTGTTATATGTCTACTTATAACATAAGTTTTGTTTCTATGTAGAGCCAAAATGAGTGACAAGTTGGCATGGGTTTGCCTTTTCCACGGGGGAAAATTTGTTCATTGCCCAATGCTTGAATATGTTGGGGGGAAGACGGATTTAGTGCAAGTAAACATCAATTCAAGGAGTTATGAAAGTTTTATCAGTGACATAGAAAATGGGGTAAATACTACATTCCAACACCTTTATTTTAAGTTTCCTGGAAAATCTATAGAAGATGGATTGAGATACATATGGAATGATAGTTGTGTTGTCgaagaaattttcaattatttacaCCATGGATTGATTGAGATATATGGAGAAAACTCTATAGTCGATGAGGGAGGTGAGGGTGATGGTCAAGGTGTTAGTGTAGGTGTCGATAATGATGCTAGTCAAGTTACTAGTAAGGGTGCTTGTAATGATTCTGGTTTAGACAAAGATGCAGTCTTTGAGAATGAGGGTAATTTAGCTCACGATGGTGTATTTGATGAAGATGAATATACTGGCATGGAGGATGATGAATATATGGtggatgatgacgatgatgatgagaCAAACTTCTTAGCCGATGTAATAATTTcgattgatgatgatgatcatgatAATGAGGAGCTTCTAGAAGCGAGGAAGAACATCAAAGAGTTTCGCAACAGGGCCACAAAGTATTTGATTGGAGGTGAACCATCTATGCAATTGGTACCTCCCCAACAACCTACAGTTGATGTGGATAATGTAGTTGATTTTGAAGTTGGTTACCAAACGGAGTACTATGAAACAGATGAAGATGAGCATTTGGGATCTGATTTAGAACtagaaaatgataattttactAGAAGGAGAAGCAACTTTCCAAGGTATGATCCTAATTGTGCTATACCTGTGTTTATCGTGTTTATGATATTTGATAGTAGCAGGCAATTCAAAGAGGCTCTCataaaatattcagtggttgaGCGTAGAGAGATCAAATTtataaagaatgaaaagaaatgtGTTAGAGCAAAATGTGTTAGTGAAAGTTGTCCTTGGAGAATCTCTGGATCTATTGATGCTCGTAGTGGATCATTTCATGTGAAAACCTACCATTCAGAGCACACTTGTAGCATTAGCTTTAAAAATAACAGGGTGACGAGTTCTTGGTTGGCAAATCATTATCTTGCTACAATAAAAGCAATGCCAACTATTAAAACTATCGCTTTGAGGGAACTTATTAAGGAGCAATTGGGGTTGGATGTGAGTATCAGTCAATGTACGAAGGCCAAGCTATTTGCTTATAAAGTGTTGATGGGAAACTATAAAAAGGAATATGCGAAATTGTGGGATTATGCAGAGGAGCTTAGGATGAGCAATCCTGGAAGTACTGTTACATTAAAGGTTGAAAAGCTTGATATGCAATCTAAGGCATTCTTTGAGAGAATGTATATTTGTTTTGCTGCTTGTAAGAAAGGATTCATTGATGGGTGTAGGAAAGTTGTCGGGTTGGATGGTTGCTTCTTGAAAGGAATTTGTCAAGGTCAGATCTTGTGTGCTGTTGGAAGGGATGGAAATGATCAAATGTTCCCAATTGCTTGGGCGGTTGTTAGAGTTGAGAGTAGAGATACATGGACTTGGTTCTTAACACATTTGATGTATGATCTCAATATTACGCACACATATGGACAAGGTTGGGTCATAATTAGTGACAAACAGAAGGTAAGttccttatttatttaatttttcgttAAGCTTATTAGATAATCAAATTTGTAAAATATGATTTATATCGTACTCATTTTTTTCCAG harbors:
- the LOC120286880 gene encoding uncharacterized protein LOC120286880, which translates into the protein MSDKLAWVCLFHGGKFVHCPMLEYVGGKTDLVQVNINSRSYESFISDIENGVNTTFQHLYFKFPGKSIEDGLRYIWNDSCVVEEIFNYLHHGLIEIYGENSIVDEGGEGDGQGVSVGVDNDASQVTSKGACNDSGLDKDAVFENEGNLAHDGVFDEDEYTGMEDDEYMVDDDDDDETNFLADVIISIDDDDHDNEELLEARKNIKEFRNRATKYLIGGEPSMQLVPPQQPTVDVDNVVDFEVGYQTEYYETDEDEHLGSDLELENDNFTRRRSNFPRYDPNCAIPVFIVFMIFDSSRQFKEALIKYSVVERREIKFIKNEKKCVRAKCVSESCPWRISGSIDARSGSFHVKTYHSEHTCSISFKNNRVTSSWLANHYLATIKAMPTIKTIALRELIKEQLGLDVSISQCTKAKLFAYKVLMGNYKKEYAKLWDYAEELRMSNPGSTVTLKVEKLDMQSKAFFERMYICFAACKKGFIDGCRKVVGLDGCFLKGICQGQILCAVGRDGNDQMFPIAWAVVRVESRDTWTWFLTHLMYDLNITHTYGQGWVIISDKQKGLLQAVAELLPTAEHRMCARHIYANWSKKYKGIQMQRMFWQCAKSNTMAEYDESSQALKKISPAAYHDLVQTEPKHWSRAFFSTDAKCDIVDNNLCEAFNGRIIDARYGKETVVQELQENWKKIELVRLIVT
- the LOC104421186 gene encoding pyruvate kinase, cytosolic isozyme, whose product is MANIDIEGIMKDLPNDGRIPKTKIVCTLGPASRTVPMLEKLLRAGMNVARFNFSHGTHEYHQETLNNLRIAMHNAQILCAVMLDTKGPEIRTGFLKDGKPIQLKEGQEITVTTDYTIKGDENMICMSYKKLAVDLKPGNTILCADGTITLTVLSCDPASGTVRCRCENTAMLGERKNVNLPGVVVDLPTLTEKDKEDILQWGVPNKIDMIALSFVRKGSDLVNVRKVLGPHAKHIQLMSKVENQEGVINFDEILRETDSFMVARGDLGMEIPVEKIFLAQKMMIYKCNIAGKPVVTATQMLESMIKSPRPTRAEATDVANAVLDGTDCVMLSGESAAGAYPEIAVKIMARICIEAESSLDYGAIFKEMIKSTPLPMSPLESLASSAVRTANKAKAKLIVVLTRGGTTAKLVAKYRPAVPILSVVVPVLTTDSFDWLCSDETPARHSLIYRGLIPLLAEGSAKATDAESTEVILEAALKSATSKGSCKPGDAVVVLHRIGAASVIKICIVK